The Chloroflexota bacterium DNA window AGCTGGCGTGAAGGTGGTGGACATCAGCGCCGATTTCCGACTCAGAGACGCTGGCGATTACCCGCGCTGGTACGGCTTTGAGCATCCCGCCCCCGAGCTTCTATCCACAGCCGTCTATGGCCTGCCCGAGCTGTACCGCAAAAAGGTCGCCTCAGCGCAGATTGTGGCCAACCCCGGCTGCTACCCCACCGGTGCCATCCTCGCCCTCGCTCCGGCGGTAAAGGCGGGGCTAATTACGCCCGACGTCATCATCGACAGCAAATCGGGCGTCTCCGGGGCGGGGCGGAGCCTCAGCCTGCAGACGCATTACGCTGAAGCCAACGAGGATGTTGTTGCCTACTCCCTGGGTGGGCACCGCCACCTGCCCGAAATAACGCAGGAACTGATGTTGCTCGGCCTCACCATGCCATCTGTCACCTTCATCCCGCACCTGATACCGATGACTCGCGGCATACTGACCACCGCCTATGCGCCCCTGGTCTCCGGCAAAATCGACAGGGGGGAAAAAGGGAAGGCGGAACTGCGCAAGCTC harbors:
- the argC gene encoding N-acetyl-gamma-glutamyl-phosphate reductase, producing the protein EVASVTGRSAAGQKLGAVFPHLASLGLTVTEALGKVDVAFSAMPHKESSEVILPLVEAGVKVVDISADFRLRDAGDYPRWYGFEHPAPELLSTAVYGLPELYRKKVASAQIVANPGCYPTGAILALAPAVKAGLITPDVIIDSKSGVSGAGRSLSLQTHYAEANEDVVAYSLGGHRHLPEITQELMLLGLTMPSVTFIPHLIPMTRGILTTAYAPLVSGKIDRGEKGKAELRKLYLDFYQNEPFVRVTEYPPHTKHTWGNNLCLVYPTIDERTGRLIVISCIDNLVKGAAGQAVQNMNLMLGLPETTGLEAIAIYP